AACAGAACGTAGGACTTCATGTAAATTATTAGGTTCCATCTTACCAGTATTTTTGATTAGCTGTTCCGTACAGATTCAGGACCCTTTGGGTATTATTCTGCTTTTTAGCCCTTAGGTAGCTGACAGAGATATTCTTATTGGTATAATATCTAACCAGATTATGATAATCCTTTACCTCTTTGTATACCCGGTCAATAATATCCATTCTTTCTTTGTCATTCAATGATAAGTTGGTTGAAGTGACAATCTGCTTTAATTCTTTGAGCAGTTCGGTGCTTTCATTGAGTAATGTAGAGTAGCCATTGGCAATGGCTGTGAGTTCCTGCGTATTGAAATTAGGATCATTAAGCATCTTCCCGAAATTGTTGACATACAGCTCCGAGACATCACCGACCAAAAGAACAGTCTGCTGAACCTTACGGGCATCCTTAACCAGATTATTTACAGCTTTAAGTTTATCATAATATTCTTTGCCCTGTTCATACACCTTCTTGACTTCATTGAAGTTTTTAATCACATTCGAAACCGTGGATGAAGTCTGTACAATTTCATTGGCTGAATTCAGAATCCCTGATGCCAGATTGGCAGGATCGGTAACTACAAATTGTGCTTTTGCAAATGATGATATTGCCATAGCAAGTATTATCATTGTTGTAATGATTGAATGTTTCATTGTCGTAATATTTTAATTGATTTAATGTTCTTTTTTGTGCGGTTTGATTCTCCTAAGAGAAATCCTCTTGATGGCATGCTCTACATTGCCGTCAAGTTCCAGAGCCAGATCCATGACTTCCATTTTTTCAGTTTCCTCTGTGGTGTAAGCCAGATATTCCTCTGTGGATACTTCTGTAGCGTAGACGGCTGAATGAGTCCCGCCCAATCCAATCCATACCTCTTTGTAGAGCCTTTTAGGATCATTGTTCATATTGATTGATAAAACCTGGGATTTTTCTTTGTCAGTCAATCCTAACATCGTCTGAATGTCATCAAACTTGTTCATGTATTTACGTTGATCAAGTAGAATCTTACAATCTGAATTATTGATAATGCTCTCTTTAACAATCGGCGATTGTATGATATCATCTACCTCCTGAGTCACGACAATCGCTTCCCCAAAAAATTTTCTTACCGTTTTAAAGAGGTATTTGATGTATTCTGCCATCCCTTCTTTGGCAATGGCCTTCCAGGCTTCTTCAATCAGGATGAGTTTTCTGATTCCCTTCAGTCTCCGCATCTTATTGATGAAGACTTCCATAATAATGATGGTTACAATCGGAAAAAGGATCTTATGGTCTTTAATTGCATCAATCTCGAAAACGATAAACCGTTTGGACAGTAGATCTAACTGTTTGTCTGAATTCAGCAGATAATCATATTCGCCGCCTTTATAGTAAG
The window above is part of the Chryseobacterium sp. MA9 genome. Proteins encoded here:
- a CDS encoding DUF4141 domain-containing protein; this translates as MIILAMAISSFAKAQFVVTDPANLASGILNSANEIVQTSSTVSNVIKNFNEVKKVYEQGKEYYDKLKAVNNLVKDARKVQQTVLLVGDVSELYVNNFGKMLNDPNFNTQELTAIANGYSTLLNESTELLKELKQIVTSTNLSLNDKERMDIIDRVYKEVKDYHNLVRYYTNKNISVSYLRAKKQNNTQRVLNLYGTANQKYW